AGGAGGACTGCCCTGCACAGTTCCTACAAACACCATCAGTCCGGCTTGAATGGAACTGCACATTGTAAGGGCTCATCTGATTTCTGGTGGCTTGCTATGGTGGTTGGCTCAGCCCCTAACTCCAGGTGGGCTTTAAGACTTGGTAGACAACCTAGCCCAAAGAAGGGCAAGGGTGGAAAGGTAGAGGAGGTCTCCCAAGCACTCATACTGACCCCTAGTGGTGAACTTGGAGCAACTGGCCTGGTAGGACAGAGTAAGTCAGGGCTGGATACCTGAGCCTTGTTAGACCGTGGCATTTACCatcttaaaatttttgctttccaGTGAGAAACTTCCTGAAGTCCTTAATATGGAATCCCTACCGCCAGCCCACAGCGAGGGCCCCTCCAGTGCTGAGGGGAAGGACACTGCCTTTAGTCCTCCAGTGTACCCTGCTGGAATTCTGCTTGTGTGCAACAACTGTGCTGCCTACCGGAAACTGCTAGAAGCCCAGACCCCCAGTGTACGCAAGTGGGCCCTGCGTCGACAGAACGAGCCTTTGGAAGTCCGGCTGCAGCGGCTGGAACGAGAGCGCACAGCCAAGAAGAGCCGGCGGGACAATGAGACCCCCGAGGAGCGGGAGGTAAGGCGCATGAGGGACCGAGAAGCCAAGCGCCTGCAGCGCATGCAGGAGACAGATGAGCAGCGGGCACGCCGGCTGCAGCGAGATCGGGAGGCCATGAGGCTGAAGCGGGCCAATGAAACCCCGGAGAAGCGGCAGGCCCGGCTCATCCGGGAGCGGGAGGCCAAGCGGCTCAAGAGGAGGCTGGAGAAAATGGACATGATGTTGCGAGCTCAGTTTGGCCAGGACCCTTCTGCCATGGCAGCCTTAGCAGCCGAAATGAACTTCTTCCAGCTACCTGTGAGTGGGGTGGAGTTGGACAGCCAGCTCCTGGGCAAGATGGCCTTTGAAGAGCAGAACAGCAGCTCTCTGCACTGAACCAcaccctcctgcctgccttcccacTCAGCCGTCCCCAGGGTCCTGTCCTTGCTGCTGGAGGCAGGCCGGAGTTTGCTGCAGGTGGACCTGTGTACCCCTTGCATATGGGAGCAGGATGATGGGGTCAGGAGGGACCCAGCTCAAGGCAGCTCTGGATGAGGGAGCAGGCACTCCAGACACCTTGACTCCCCAGCCCACTGCTGCAGGGCATGCGCATAGGACTCTGGGGCCCTAGTGTGGCCCACGCCCACCCCACGGAGTTGTGAgggcaaataaattaattttatctttactGGCCCTTTCCTGCTTTTCTCTCGATTTCATTCCAGCAAATCTAGGAGAGACGTGGATGGAAGTTTTCAGGCAGGGACTTCTAGCCATTGTATTTTTCCGAGGGAGGGTGCTCCTCAACAAAGGCTCTCCCAGCAGAGATCCCTTATCTGGCCCTTCACAAGTTAATGACGACATTAAGGAAGAACCGGTGCTGACTTTGTGAGGGTGCATACCCGCAACACTAATGAAGATCACCTGTAGTCCCAAGAGCTATTTCAACCCAGCTTACCTTTTCCAAACTCAGAAGTAGACGCCTTTCCTCATAACTGGCATTTGCTAAAGAGGATGAAGTAATTAGACCAGGTACCAGCTGCTTTTCCCAGCAGAATTCAGTCtgccaaacttttaaaaattctacccTAGACAGCACTCAGTTGCATTCAGGAATACATTCATAGAAGTAGCCGCAATATTAAGGTTCATAGTGCCGAGGAACTCATGTTTGAGAGAAGAGGTAAAAccccatctttttatttattcctcagaGCCAAGGTAGGATACTAAAACCCATTGAGGAAAATCCAGAATTAAGGTGCCATGAGAGCTCAAGTCAGTAGCAGTCAAGGCCAGAGCAAAATGACTACTCTGGCAGTTTGTATGGCTGCCAAACCATGGAGGAGACAAGAGCTGAGGTCATTTCTAAAAAGCTTCTGTGATGGTACACAACAAGCACAGAACTTTCCTTAGCCTGCACCAAAGGTTGTATACAGTTTAGATAATTACAGATCTTGATGTCCAGAAGGAAGTGCCCTAGTTAAGTTGTAGCCAGAAAAATAACTATGCCAGGAATGTGAACCTCTTCCAATATCGTAACAAGGAAACTTGGACTCCTCTCTGACCTCCACAGGTTCAAGGCTATTTAAGAGTGTtaactgacccccccccccccaccaaaccaGGGTTAATTCCCACCAGGCAGGCCGAAATATTTgtcttgaaaaatacaaaaatattaataagctGATTACAAAATACtggacatttaaaagaaaatatttaattgagCCAAATGGCTTTTTCTCACAGCCCCACGTGCAAGTCCTACTTGGGATGTTTCAAAATGGTTGAGCACTCATTATGTGTCAAAGATTGTTTTGAGCACTTTTcgtggattatctcatttaattttacaaCGAACTGTTAGTTAACGCAAACTCAGGAATTAGGTGCCTGGATTTAACATTCTGTACTGCTAATTAATAGCTGGGTAACTTTGGGTAAGTTCTTAAACCTCTTGGTTTCCCCAcccacaaaatgaaaataatagtacTAGCAACGAATGTTTGTTAATATATAATGCACCTAGGCTATTTTGTGGCAtgtagcaagtgctcaataaatgtatgaGTAACTATCATGTATCTGAGTGCTTCACCTCTTGCTAGTGGCAAGCTAAGTTCTGGAGCTGACTTATTCCAGAAATTTCTGGCAGTATTCCTgagaaaagaattgaagaaaagGCCAGCAGTGAGGGCATCTACAGGTCCTTGTGACTGATTGTGCTAGAACAGTATCTGAGTCTACAGGTAGATTTCTGGGTCCCTGAAATACACACAACAAAACACACAGACCATGCTTCAGGACTAGCTTGTGCAATCTTCCCCCAGCCCACCACATGAAGATGGGCACCATTTGCTCTCTATCACAAGCTCTGCCTCATAGGCCTTCTATCCCCCACCCCATGGCCACCATCTAAGGCTGGGATACGAAGAAGGCGCAAACACCAAAAGGAAAAGCTAGTagtttatatagatagatatatagatatatagatattgaTATATATTGTGTTTACATAGTTCACAAGTTAAATGCAGGTATCCATAAGAAGAGcattaacaataaaaatacaatctGTGTGTAGCCAAGTACAGAGACTTAAAATGGTAAAACAGCAAAAAGGATCTCACAAAAGTACAAATATACAGTAcaaattgatttatttaaaacagtTACAAAAAAGCACAACAAAATAGAGATTATCCTTAGAATTATTAATGCTTTGTTAAAGATCAGGTAGGATTAGAGGGTAAGAAATGGTATCGGGTGGGGGGAGCACCTGACTAGTTCTAAGGCTTTAGATACAATGCAGTTGATTACATATTAATTTAGCCATTACATACTGGGGATAGTAGTTGGGGGATCAGTAATTTATCTACAGGGAACTCCTACACAAATCAGATCCATCCATCAGACCTCCCCAGTGCCGTCCTTCTCTACTACTCCTGAGGACCCTAAAGCCACCTGGATGACAACATTTCCATCCTTTCTCCACCCCATTCCCTATCCATATATTCTTCCCTCCCCTAAGGTGCTGTGCAAGCTGAGAGCAGTCTGCTCTCTGCAGCTGGAACATATACTGTTTTGGCTACAGGGATCCTGTGTGTGACTAGGAAGGTTGTAGGGGACAGCCTTATTTTTAATACTTCAAGTTTGCCACGAGTGCTGTCAGTCTCTTCCCCGACACAAGCTTCTCTTGAATGCGAGTGTCACGCAAATGAGGGATGAACCCTGCCTTCAGCAACATCAGCAATGCACTAACCACTCACAGCTCACAACAATGTGCAGACTCCCTGTCTGGGGAGTGGGTGTACAACCACTGTGTCATCAGCTTGCTCACactcgcgctctctctctcactctctgaaGAACCTCAGTCCCCATGACAgtcataaagacagaaataaatgctTGAAAGTTTGACAATAGGTAAAGGCACACGGGCTGCCGCCACACACACTGTAGACAGGAACCCAGTTTGAGGCCATCTTCACTGCTGGGCATTTGCAGCAGAATGGCTTGGGGGATCACACAGACTTTGAATTTGCAGTCTACCAGGGGAGGAGCTAGGCTTAACAGGAGAACGAATAAAGAAACCTTAGTGTGAAAAGTGCATTTATTACTACTGTTCCTGCTGGGGAGGCTCAGCAGGGTAAACCGCACCACCTCTCCTCCTTCCGCCCCAGGCACTGTGCATAGTCCGCAGGTTAAGGAGAGAGTGCAGTCAACTCTAGCATCTCAAGGGCCAGTGTCATCCTAGGCCCAGACCAGGATTCTGGCCCAAAGA
Above is a genomic segment from Kogia breviceps isolate mKogBre1 chromosome 18, mKogBre1 haplotype 1, whole genome shotgun sequence containing:
- the ZNF821 gene encoding zinc finger protein 821; translated protein: MSRRKQTNPNKVHWDQVFAGLEEQARQAMMKTDFPGDLGSQRQAIQQLRDQDSSSSDSEGDEEETTQDEVSSHTSEEDGGVVKVEKELENAEQPVGGNSVVEHEVTENLNSDPLLGLCQCPLCQLDCGSRGQLIAHVYQHTAAVVSAKSYLCPVCGRALSSPGSLGRHLLIHSEDQRSNCAVCGARFTSHATFNSEKLPEVLNMESLPPAHSEGPSSAEGKDTAFSPPVYPAGILLVCNNCAAYRKLLEAQTPSVRKWALRRQNEPLEVRLQRLERERTAKKSRRDNETPEEREVRRMRDREAKRLQRMQETDEQRARRLQRDREAMRLKRANETPEKRQARLIREREAKRLKRRLEKMDMMLRAQFGQDPSAMAALAAEMNFFQLPVSGVELDSQLLGKMAFEEQNSSSLH